Genomic window (Helicoverpa zea isolate HzStark_Cry1AcR chromosome 9, ilHelZeax1.1, whole genome shotgun sequence):
tggaaaaaggctcggtggATGAGACTTGTTCTTGCTTCAAATAATACCAGAAGTACCCAGCGTCCTAAAGAACATACTTCTAAAGAAGCCCCTTGCTGTCATATGTACAGCTGTTTTATCAACAATTTTATTAGGATTAGCAATTTTATCAATAGGATAATACAAACCCCGCCTCCCACTCTTCAGGTCGATGGAACCCCCAGGCCAAGCGCCAGCTCTGCAGCACTGCACCATCCAGAGGACACATGTACCTgaccaattttaaattatttatagttaCTTGTACTTAGTCTTAGAGCacgtatttttgttaattatcatagtttaattattatactttattTGATGTATGCTAggaaaagtttgttttattttaaagtagatgcgttaaattattaaatgctGTTCATCATCAGCATCAGCACAGCCTATTGCCACCATGTACTGGCTCTCCCAATGAAGACCAATAATTTCGGTCAACACCTTCTTCAAACCTTCAATCCAACAAGCACTTCAATGTGTACTTCTGCAATCTGCATAGAGACTTCAAAATGTtagaaaaactatttacaaaatccGCATAACCAAACTCTTCTCTCGGAACTACTTCGTGAATGGTTATTCATAGACAACGAATTTTTGACACTGAAATCTGAAATCGCATCACAAAGTTTTTGACGTCAATCGTCAACCGATTACATGCGgttttaacaacaaaatattttatcaaaataaccaGAAACCTGAAAGTCTTTTGTGTTTGATCCAAGTCAAAATTTCTTGGGTGTTTATATCCAAATGCTGTTCAAATGTTCACGGTCAGCTGTTACTCGTTCCACCCTGTGGTCCACCGGTTTGTGAGGCTCTGGAAGTATGTCCAGATTGTGTCAGATATCCTCACGTTCCTGCTGTCCATGATATGCTGCCAGTGCATGGTTGGCGAGCCTCTGTCTCCCGCCTCCTCCGTCGACTTGAAGCCGTCTGTGCAGATTTTTGAAGTACACTTTTGTTCCTAGTTTGCAACTTATGCATGTTTCTAGCTTTTTTAAGCCTATTGCTATGATATACCTTATGCTGTTACAAAACGCTGTTGCTAATATTGATAGGCTAGTAATACGAAACTATTGCGGagccttttaaaacaaaattagttTTGTTCTTTAACAAACATTTACGCATACGAGtgacaatttttaaattcccaAAGGTTCTTTTCACAACCTTTCTAATCAAAATTCTTCACTCCAGGCCCAAGCAATAAAACGAAAGCAGGATGCTATAGACAAGGGAAAATCAAGTGGGGAGCCCATGAGGGCACAGCACCTGGTCATAGACTTCGCTCCCGGCAGAGAGGACACGCCAGAGATACAGGCGCGCTGCCATCAGTACTGGGAGCTGGCGAAGAACAAGACCGATCATGAACGGAAGCATCCAGttagtaaattatataatattagctTCCGCCCccggcttcacccgcgtagtGTGTTGATCCAGGATATCAATATCTACATAcaaaaatttcaaccaaatcgttCTAGTCAGTTTtcgcgtgaaagaataacatacattctcacaaacttacACTTTTATAAATATGGACTACCCAGGCCCGGATAAAATTTAACTAGCCTATTATTCTGACGTGTAAACTAGGTTATTgcggagtttcatcaaaatcgaagAGAATAAACATAGACATACTCAAAAAAACGCATTTTTGACATCAGTAGTATAAATATAtcagtaaatagaataaaataatttccataTGTTTATTTTAGTCCCCGAAACCAGAACGACACTTGATAAATTTATCGAGTAGCCCTCCTCATCTAGACACAGGCACAGACAGAAACAACTTACCAGCTATTCACTCGATGAAGAAAACTAAGAAAAAAGGTAAAAGTCACTTTATATAGTTTCATCATTCTACTTGACGTAACTGTAATTTCTCAAACCGTTCATACTTATTTCAAGCGTTTTCATCATCGTCCTGCCCATACATATCCCAATTTTATATAGATAAAACCATGCTCTAGGAATTTTATTAAGAACTTCGTCCTTTTTATGAAGTCGGTTACAAGTGaatagtacatacatacaagtgaatagtacataatatattccATTCTATATTTCCAGGTTGTGTGAAAGCCCCTTTCGGGTCAGGCGAAATGAACCACTATTTTACATGAAAtcatatacaattttttttgtaggtattttattttttaaaatatatttttacttatttattcttctATTTTTGTAGATAGTTACGCAGCATATCATGAATTTATAGGTATTAAGTGCTACCGAGATTCTGTCTGATAAAAATATCGTTTGGTAGGGTAAGACAGTCATGAAGGTAGTAAGCATATTGGATTTACGTTATAAATATCAGTAAAGACAAACTATGTAATTAcattaaagcttgtggcacattatagcagcaccgcaacagcacggctgcagcacggcgtcgcctcgaattaagactacggctagctgccagcgcgccaaccacgcgctgtccgctcgccgtcggcgcgccgtccgctcgccgacagcgcgccggccgcgaggtgtaagcttgctgtcaccgcaaactcaatattattttaagacgattatgattgatgttatggttgaacacgacgcaatgacgttgtttcgctgccggctcggagtcggcgcgcaattagcacgccgtcggcccgctgtacgcatgaggtccgctcgcttgcagcacgcgggtggcgagtcgagttgtgtggaagcggcaagcacgctgactgctcgccgttggcttttttgtattgacattacgaaatatattataatatacacaatTTAATGCTCCAAATTGAATGAcaccttaaatgctggtgtggagccgtgctgttgcgatgccgctataatgtgccataaccttatcAATCAGCACCTACAAGACATcttttacgttttatttaaagaacCATTTGAAATCGCCTACACAAATCTGTAGAGCATTAAGTATCACAGCAGTAGATCGGGAGTACCTCATGTAATTTATATTAAGGCGCTTCAACATACAATAATTAACTATGAAGACTCTTTAGTtgaattttcattaatataacaCGTGTACCttgtttgttataattaatcccacccaaaacaaaaatgtgaaaggctgccaattTCGATAATAtaggaatgcttcgcctataaaagaagtgagatctgaataagtaccaagttccatacacatacctcagttaaaaatagttactttttaatgatgttacttggcaagttttcacacgccttgttataaacctactaatcgcaatgaatcaagtatataattttctattaaaacttgccaagtaacatcattaaaaagtaactatttttaactgaggtatgtgtatggaacttggtacttattcagatctcacttcttttataggcgaagcattcctatattatcgaacttggcagcctttcacatttttgttttgggtgggatttcatttatttttgtaaggttgtgtattttatttttttcttatgattaagttagttaaggaaatgtctcatttatactatctttcagatttttgaatatgcactatgcttcttacaaagaaatgaactagattaactaaatggactagatttaccaactgactgacatgacatgttatcatatattatgttcgtggatcaaagttacacattcgttattttcgaaagtgactcacacttggccgttttcggttttttactttactttgactaaatacaaacctttgtaacgaatttcagatcggtacgaccattcgaagatatattatacaggaatgaattttatccagtgcgcaaactttgtcaacttatagttaaaagggttttatagatacgtatatttttattttgtcgtgttttagtacaaaaaagaaaagcgtAAGattagttggtatccatattttgctgattttaggccggacaaaagaatgaaattttttttactgatgatgcagatatgttctgttaatgattctggaccaccagtttttttttgcgcactgcttaaaattcattcctgtataaatatagataaatttagttcgttttagttccttaggggtataaatttacaccgggtataaatgtacagcttcattattttgaaactgactcacacttggccattttcagattttttcctttacctcgacataaagacctacctccatgccaaatttcaagtcaatacgaccattggaagtggtctaggtttttgatgagtgagtcagtcagtcagtcagtcagtgagtgtatagtaaaaatagcgattttctgacgtcaatatctcaagacttACAATaggtatcttaatgaaattttgtattttagataagtgaggcgGTCTCAACAGATattagaaatttgatatgcgtaaataaaatagattttgagtaataggggggtcgaatttggcccgaaatggttcgtgtaatataacccacggccggtgtgtcgcttttttttgctcgaacttagcggacacactgccgtgtgtctagattctaAGTTTCTTCGAGAAAGTTCAAAGCTTTGGTTCAGAGGGAAATCATTTTAAGACAATGCAAACTCATAGAGTGATGAGGTTCCAGAGACGCTAGACATAACTTATTTTCTAGAGTTAGAGTTGAGTGTATGCTTGCTTTTATGCCCTAACTAAATTTCATTTTATCTCTGAGAAAATGCTCTTGTGAGAAAATACATAGACTTACAAGATTGGAAGGTAATCGACCAAGGTATAATATATCTTGGTCCACTTATGGATTTTTGACTAAATAACTTGTAACGAGACATAACTAAATGTTATACCACTGTTTAAGTaacaaatattcaatagaaataagaaaagACTAGTTAGTTGGAAGCATTGTTATAATTCAAAATATACAAAGCTTGTTCGTAAATAATTTAATCCAGATTAGTTTTTGAAGATTGTTATCCTCTTTTTGTCTCATAAAAAGCCTGGTCAGATCCAGACCAGGGGATCGCTGACTAGAGTCAACGTTCACGCGAATAGCACCAGAGTGCCCAGTgtgagttttgcaagttaactttttCGATACGTAAATAATCATACAACTTAATTACGTACCATTCATTTtagagttgtttattttaagaagCTGTAATCGGCTCTTATATTAGTCGTATTATAAACGAACTCACTACCGAAATAGTAAACGTTATAATCCGGCATGATTGATTTATTGTTCAAATCATGTCATGTAGGAAACGACTCTTTGTTTTAGCCTACTTACAATTACGTATCGAGAGCGTTATCTTAGGCCCGAGTCACACCGGAATGGCAGCGAGCGACCGAGCGAGCGTGGAGttaagttgaaaattatttcacactgaAGTGCTCGCCCGTCGCTGCCGACCCTGTGTGACTCGAGCGTTACAAAACTCGTAAGCAGTCTGGTGATTGATCAGATTTTGTCGTACATAATGCGCATGATCTGATGGTCGGTCTTGACGCGGGCATCGAAGGCGCGCATCTCGGAGTGGCGGCGAGCCTCGCGCTCAGCGTCGTGCAGCACGTACTCGCGGATACCGCACGGACAACAAGCACCGCATTCGCAGAACGCACAGCACGCGTGGACTGCACCCCAGGCTCCTgggaataaagaaaaatattagcacgaggaaggctataggctaggtactttttatccgggtctgtgcagaagtttatttatatttgtatgccgATGCTACGGCGAAACATGCAGAACTTATAACAAATGTTACATCTATGTACCCcgtgtttcatacaaataaagattcttattcttattcttattcttataagttcccacgggatgcgagtaaaaccgctggcagcttgtaatttataaattatcaCCATTATATTGACCGTATAAGGCACCAAATCCTCCAAAGCTAAGCTGAGCGGACTTATTACAATCGATAGAATATCCCTGAACGAGGAAAGTCCGGGTCTAAGTTCGTATACGTTACATTTAGTTTAGTTTGATTTAGAACCATTTGAatttattacatacatttgGGAACGCCGCATGAATAAAGTAAGCACTCGTTATCGCAATCATACAAATtggaaaattcaaaaaaataagacGAGAACGTTAATCCAGTAAATAGGGTCTCTAAAGTCTGAAACCCCTCAAACATCGTCACAAATCTCTTACCCATAGCTTTAGCCATTTGTGCATATCTCAGATACGGGGTGTCCACAGAGTCGTCTATTGGAGCCTGGCAGATCCTCACCACGTGGGGCTTGTGGATGGCATAGCGGTCGTTGACCGTGATGCGCCGCGTGCGACCCAGGAGTGGGCAGGGACTGTTTGGGTATACTTTCTGGAAGGTATATGGAAA
Coding sequences:
- the LOC124633432 gene encoding uncharacterized protein LOC124633432 produces the protein MIQLPKKHRNPKEVQGLCQCRPVCKSRRREWKGEVQNTSAELLLERKPLPLCFKRWPTKVYPNSPCPLLGRTRRITVNDRYAIHKPHVVRICQAPIDDSVDTPYLRYAQMAKAMGAWGAVHACCAFCECGACCPCGIREYVLHDAEREARRHSEMRAFDARVKTDHQIMRIMYDKI